In Prunus dulcis chromosome 1, ALMONDv2, whole genome shotgun sequence, the following are encoded in one genomic region:
- the LOC117616536 gene encoding kinesin-like protein KIN-7N isoform X1 — translation MEKICVAVRVRPPVSQDVSNGGTFWKVDDNRISLHKPHGTPISGVSYAFDHVFDEGCTNSRVYELLTKDIIHAAVEGFNGTAFAYGQTSSGKTFTMNGSEKDPGIIHRAVRDVFDRIQMISHREFLIRVSYMEIYNEEINDLFAVENQKLQIHESLERGIFVAGLREEIVSNAEQVLKLIESGEVNRHFGETNMNARSSRSHTIFRMVIESNAKDTSSSIDAIRVSVLNLVDLAGSERIAKTGAGGVRLKEGKYINKSLMILGNVINKLSDGAKNRGHIPYRDSKLTRILQPALGGNAKTSIICTIAPEEVHIEETKGTLQFASRAKRITNCAQVNEILTDAALLKRQKQEIEELRKKLQGSHAGVLEQEVLKLRNDLLQYELEREKLEMELEEQRKSHKQREQCIRDQQIQIDNLGSLSTTSDLDRSSSQAQDSGRQSLKEDGDDSYSKSQGDLFRTPSLKAVPHSFVVKRSNYSPVPDFSPLPDSFSNVVDEDMWFKMNKGFVADLDSLQMTPSRTVQSFPPSDETAGSKENYKQEVQNLKRQLELAIEERDDLMRKHAEQVVLNDRLVSEISELQNEAQLIREIPRRLSECAATCKDIYVDVLSKTQSFLSDEKTSAAKLVSSISEIGTSLFTTIETHFSVAFGEGQRSFSETSSLIQEQREVLSERLNSTIKLLVSSERPRIENEQVRTSLCSCEHKGCATGGENACWKEKLSNELITIKERYHGLEEELDSNNQLLEKSKQRYDALEAEFQLLKEERDSLHKIVSESSQTLALATDQKENVLKDLNNEVLRRKDLEEKIKEFSVAFGCRKTLLMSFHSEFKSKIESLRAKNPASVPKSVGC, via the exons ATGGAGAAGATCTGCGTGGCGGTTCGAGTGAGACCTCCTGTATCTCAAGATGTCTCCAATGGAGGAACTTTCTGGAAGGTCGACGACAACCGCATCTCTCTTCACAAGCCTCATGGCACCCCCATATCCGGAGTCTCTTACGCTTTTG ATCATGTGTTCGATGAAGGCTGTACGAATTCTAGGGTTTACGAGCTTCTTACCAAGGACATTATTCATGCTGCAGTCGAAGGATTCAATG GAACTGCATTCGCGTATGGGCAGACCAGCAGTGGCAAGACTTTCACCATGAATGGTTCTGAAAAAGACCCAGGAATCATTCATCGAGCAGTTAGAGATGTATTTGACAGAATCCAGATG ATTTCGCACCGCGAGTTTCTGATTCGAGTTTCCTATATGGAAATCTATAACGAGGAAATTAACGACCTTTTTGCAGTAGAGAACCAGAAATTGCAGATTCATGAGAGTTTGGAG CGTGGTATATTTGTTGCTGGCCTCAGGGAGGAAATTGTCAGTAATGCTGAACAGGTTTTAAAGCTCATTGAGTCTGGAGAAG TTAATAGGCACTTTGGAGAAACAAATATGAATGCTCGGAGTAGTAGATCTCACACTATATTCAGAATG GTAATTGAAAGCAACGCAAAGGACACTAGTTCAAGTATTGATGCAATTCGTGTGTCTGTCTTG AATTTGGTAGATTTAGCCGGGTCTGAACGGATTGCTAAAACTGGAGCTGGCGGAGTACGTCTTAAAGAAGGAAAGTACATAAACAAGAGCTTGATGATTCTTGGTAATGTAATTAACAAACTTAGTGATGGTGCAAAAAACAG GGGTCATATTCCTTATCGCGATAGTAAGCTTACCCGTATACTTCAACCTGCCCTTGGTGGCAATGCCAAAACTTCAATTATATGTACTATAGCACCAGAAGAG GTACACATTGAGGAAACAAAGGGAACCCTTCAATTTGCTAGCAGAGCTAAGCGCATCACTAATTGTGCTCAAGTGAATGAG ATTTTGACAGACGCCGCCTTACTGAAGCGGCAAAAACAAGAGATAGAAGAGCTTCGTAAGAAACTTCAG GGATCCCATGCCGGGGTGCTGGAGCAAGAGGTATTAAAATTGCGAAACGACTTGCTTCAG TATGAACTAGAGCGGGAGAAGCTGGAAATGGAACTGGAAGAGCAGAGGAAATCACATAAACAACGCGAACAATGCATCAGGGATCAGCAGATCCAAATTGACAATCTCGGTAGTCTTTCTACTACTTCAGACCTCGACAGAAGTTCTAGTCAG GCACAAGATTCTGGTAGACAAAGCCTTAAGGAAGACGGTGATGACAGCTATAGTAAATCTCAAGGAGATCTCTTTAGGACCCCTTCTTTGAAGGCAGTTCCCCATTCCTTTGTTGTCAAGCGATCAAATTATTCACCAGTGCCCGATTTTAGCCCTCTTCCAGATTCTTTTAGCAACGTGGTTGATGAAGACATGTGGTTTAAAATGAACAAAGGTTTTGTAGCTGACCTTGATTCCCTTCAAATGACTCCTTCAAGAACAGTTCAATCCTTTCCGCCAAGTGATGAAACTGCT GGTTCAAAGGAGAATTACAAGCAGGAGGTCCAGAATTTGAAGAGACAACTAGAACTTGCcattgaagagagagatgatcTTATG AGGAAACATGCCGAACAAGTTGTATTGAATGATCGATTAGTTTCAGAGATATCTGAACTGCAAAATGAAGCACAGCTAATTCGAGAAATCCCTCGAAGGCTTTCTGAATGTGCGGCAACTTGCAAAGATATTTATGTCGATGTTTTATCAAAGACTCAG AGCTTTTTATCCGATGAGAAAACTTCTGCGGCAAAATTGGTCTCAAGCATAAGTGAAATTGGCACAAGCCTTTTTACGACTATAGAAACCCATTTCTCAGTGGCATTTGGTGAAGGCCAAAGATCATTTTCCGAGACTAGTTCTCTGATCCAAGAACAGCGAGAAGTGCTCTCTGAGAGGTTGAACAgcacaattaaattattggtATCATCAGAAAGACCAAGGATTGAAAATGAACAAGTAAGGACTTCACTATGCAGCTGTGAACACAAG GGATGTGCAACCGGAGGAGAAAATGCATGTTGGAAGGAAAAACTAAGCAATGAACTCATCACTATCAAGGAAAGATACCATGGCCTGGAGGAAGAATTAGATTCCAACAACCAGCTTCTGGagaaatcaaaacaaagatatgATGCCTTGGAAGCTGAGTTTCAGCTtttgaaagaagaaagagattcTTTGCACAAAATCGTCTCTGAATCATCTCAAACACTTGCTCTGGCTACtgaccaaaaggaaaatgttcTCAAGGATCTGAATAATGAGGTACTCAGAAGGAAAGATCttgaagagaaaattaaagagTTTAGTGTCGCTTTTGGCTGTAGGAAGACATTGCTCATGTCTTTCCACAGTGAATTTAAGTCTAAAATTGAGAGTTTGAGAGCCAAAAATCCAGCTTCAGTGCCCAAATCTGTTGGATGTTAA
- the LOC117616536 gene encoding kinesin-like protein KIN-7N isoform X2: protein MEKICVAVRVRPPVSQDVSNGGTFWKVDDNRISLHKPHGTPISGVSYAFDHVFDEGCTNSRVYELLTKDIIHAAVEGFNGTAFAYGQTSSGKTFTMNGSEKDPGIIHRAVRDVFDRIQMISHREFLIRVSYMEIYNEEINDLFAVENQKLQIHESLERGIFVAGLREEIVSNAEQVLKLIESGEVNRHFGETNMNARSSRSHTIFRMNLVDLAGSERIAKTGAGGVRLKEGKYINKSLMILGNVINKLSDGAKNRGHIPYRDSKLTRILQPALGGNAKTSIICTIAPEEVHIEETKGTLQFASRAKRITNCAQVNEILTDAALLKRQKQEIEELRKKLQGSHAGVLEQEVLKLRNDLLQYELEREKLEMELEEQRKSHKQREQCIRDQQIQIDNLGSLSTTSDLDRSSSQAQDSGRQSLKEDGDDSYSKSQGDLFRTPSLKAVPHSFVVKRSNYSPVPDFSPLPDSFSNVVDEDMWFKMNKGFVADLDSLQMTPSRTVQSFPPSDETAGSKENYKQEVQNLKRQLELAIEERDDLMRKHAEQVVLNDRLVSEISELQNEAQLIREIPRRLSECAATCKDIYVDVLSKTQSFLSDEKTSAAKLVSSISEIGTSLFTTIETHFSVAFGEGQRSFSETSSLIQEQREVLSERLNSTIKLLVSSERPRIENEQVRTSLCSCEHKGCATGGENACWKEKLSNELITIKERYHGLEEELDSNNQLLEKSKQRYDALEAEFQLLKEERDSLHKIVSESSQTLALATDQKENVLKDLNNEVLRRKDLEEKIKEFSVAFGCRKTLLMSFHSEFKSKIESLRAKNPASVPKSVGC, encoded by the exons ATGGAGAAGATCTGCGTGGCGGTTCGAGTGAGACCTCCTGTATCTCAAGATGTCTCCAATGGAGGAACTTTCTGGAAGGTCGACGACAACCGCATCTCTCTTCACAAGCCTCATGGCACCCCCATATCCGGAGTCTCTTACGCTTTTG ATCATGTGTTCGATGAAGGCTGTACGAATTCTAGGGTTTACGAGCTTCTTACCAAGGACATTATTCATGCTGCAGTCGAAGGATTCAATG GAACTGCATTCGCGTATGGGCAGACCAGCAGTGGCAAGACTTTCACCATGAATGGTTCTGAAAAAGACCCAGGAATCATTCATCGAGCAGTTAGAGATGTATTTGACAGAATCCAGATG ATTTCGCACCGCGAGTTTCTGATTCGAGTTTCCTATATGGAAATCTATAACGAGGAAATTAACGACCTTTTTGCAGTAGAGAACCAGAAATTGCAGATTCATGAGAGTTTGGAG CGTGGTATATTTGTTGCTGGCCTCAGGGAGGAAATTGTCAGTAATGCTGAACAGGTTTTAAAGCTCATTGAGTCTGGAGAAG TTAATAGGCACTTTGGAGAAACAAATATGAATGCTCGGAGTAGTAGATCTCACACTATATTCAGAATG AATTTGGTAGATTTAGCCGGGTCTGAACGGATTGCTAAAACTGGAGCTGGCGGAGTACGTCTTAAAGAAGGAAAGTACATAAACAAGAGCTTGATGATTCTTGGTAATGTAATTAACAAACTTAGTGATGGTGCAAAAAACAG GGGTCATATTCCTTATCGCGATAGTAAGCTTACCCGTATACTTCAACCTGCCCTTGGTGGCAATGCCAAAACTTCAATTATATGTACTATAGCACCAGAAGAG GTACACATTGAGGAAACAAAGGGAACCCTTCAATTTGCTAGCAGAGCTAAGCGCATCACTAATTGTGCTCAAGTGAATGAG ATTTTGACAGACGCCGCCTTACTGAAGCGGCAAAAACAAGAGATAGAAGAGCTTCGTAAGAAACTTCAG GGATCCCATGCCGGGGTGCTGGAGCAAGAGGTATTAAAATTGCGAAACGACTTGCTTCAG TATGAACTAGAGCGGGAGAAGCTGGAAATGGAACTGGAAGAGCAGAGGAAATCACATAAACAACGCGAACAATGCATCAGGGATCAGCAGATCCAAATTGACAATCTCGGTAGTCTTTCTACTACTTCAGACCTCGACAGAAGTTCTAGTCAG GCACAAGATTCTGGTAGACAAAGCCTTAAGGAAGACGGTGATGACAGCTATAGTAAATCTCAAGGAGATCTCTTTAGGACCCCTTCTTTGAAGGCAGTTCCCCATTCCTTTGTTGTCAAGCGATCAAATTATTCACCAGTGCCCGATTTTAGCCCTCTTCCAGATTCTTTTAGCAACGTGGTTGATGAAGACATGTGGTTTAAAATGAACAAAGGTTTTGTAGCTGACCTTGATTCCCTTCAAATGACTCCTTCAAGAACAGTTCAATCCTTTCCGCCAAGTGATGAAACTGCT GGTTCAAAGGAGAATTACAAGCAGGAGGTCCAGAATTTGAAGAGACAACTAGAACTTGCcattgaagagagagatgatcTTATG AGGAAACATGCCGAACAAGTTGTATTGAATGATCGATTAGTTTCAGAGATATCTGAACTGCAAAATGAAGCACAGCTAATTCGAGAAATCCCTCGAAGGCTTTCTGAATGTGCGGCAACTTGCAAAGATATTTATGTCGATGTTTTATCAAAGACTCAG AGCTTTTTATCCGATGAGAAAACTTCTGCGGCAAAATTGGTCTCAAGCATAAGTGAAATTGGCACAAGCCTTTTTACGACTATAGAAACCCATTTCTCAGTGGCATTTGGTGAAGGCCAAAGATCATTTTCCGAGACTAGTTCTCTGATCCAAGAACAGCGAGAAGTGCTCTCTGAGAGGTTGAACAgcacaattaaattattggtATCATCAGAAAGACCAAGGATTGAAAATGAACAAGTAAGGACTTCACTATGCAGCTGTGAACACAAG GGATGTGCAACCGGAGGAGAAAATGCATGTTGGAAGGAAAAACTAAGCAATGAACTCATCACTATCAAGGAAAGATACCATGGCCTGGAGGAAGAATTAGATTCCAACAACCAGCTTCTGGagaaatcaaaacaaagatatgATGCCTTGGAAGCTGAGTTTCAGCTtttgaaagaagaaagagattcTTTGCACAAAATCGTCTCTGAATCATCTCAAACACTTGCTCTGGCTACtgaccaaaaggaaaatgttcTCAAGGATCTGAATAATGAGGTACTCAGAAGGAAAGATCttgaagagaaaattaaagagTTTAGTGTCGCTTTTGGCTGTAGGAAGACATTGCTCATGTCTTTCCACAGTGAATTTAAGTCTAAAATTGAGAGTTTGAGAGCCAAAAATCCAGCTTCAGTGCCCAAATCTGTTGGATGTTAA
- the LOC117633346 gene encoding pre-mRNA-processing protein 40A — MANNPQSSAAQPFRPPPVASLGPQSFGSSPSLQYRPVVPTQQGQQFIQSASQQFQPVGQGIPSSNVGMPASQSQQLQFSQPMQPYPLRPSQPGHATPSSQALPMQYMQTRPITSAPSQSQQPALPFNNQMPGLAGGGMPYSSSYMFAPPSYAQPQNNVSSSSQFQPISLVQAHVSVTGHPWVSSGNQGAAVPTPVPQSSQQPSSTTFTDSAVNVPSQTQQSSSDWQEHTSGDGRRYYFNRRTKQSSWEKPLELMTPMERADASTVWKEYTSSDGKKYYYNKVTRESKWTIPEELKLAREQAQRELAQGTRSEMNLTSHAPPAVASAETPMGSSSVGPSTSSALPGMVSSPVAVIPVSSFSNPSPIAPTGSSVASGAQSSITGGVGIQPPVVTLTPPPASVSGSTGVPPTLVNAITKSVSTFENVTSQDIGSADDGAFTQDIEEAKRGMAVAGKVNVTPSEEKTVDEEPLVYANKQEAKNAFKALLESANVHSDWTWEQTMREIINDKRYGALKTLGERKQAFNEYLGQRKKLENEERRMRQKKAREEFSKMLEESKELTSATRWSKAVSMFENDERFKAVERARDREDLYESYIVELERKEKEKAAEDHKQNIAEYRKFLESCDFIKVNSQWRKVQDRLEDDERCLRLEKLDRLLIFQDYIRDLEKEEEEQKKIQKEQLRRVERKNRDEFRKLMEEHVADGTLTAKTYWRDYCMKVKDLFSYEAVASNTSGSTPKELFEDVAEELEKQYHEDKARIKDAMKLGKVTLASTLTFEEFKVAILEDIGFPSISDINFKLVYEELLERAKEKEEKEAKKRQRLGDDFNKLLHTFKEITASSNWEDCKHLFEETQEYRSIGEENFSREVFEEYITNLQEKAKEKERKREEEKAKKEREREEKEKRKDKERKEKEREREKEKGKERSKKDETDSENVDVTDSHGHKEDKKREKDKDRKHRKRHQSSMDDVGSDKEEKEESKKRRHSSDRKRSRKHTPESDSESRHRRHKREHQDGSRRNGGYGELEDGEVGEDGEIQ; from the exons ATGGCTAATAACCCTCAGTCCTCAGCTGCGCAG CCATTTCGGCCTCCTCCAGTTGCTTCCTTGGGTCCTCAAAGTTTTGGTTCATCCCCATCTCTTCAA TATCGACCAGTGGTTCCAACACAGCAAGGGCAACAGTTTATTCAATCAGCCTCCCAACAGTTTCAGCCTGTGGGACAAGGTATTCCTTCTTCAAATGTTGGGATGCCTGCTAGTCAAAGTCAGCAATTACAATTTTCTCAACCAATGCAACCGTATCCTCTCAGGCCAAGTCAGCCTGGTCATGCTACACCTTCGTCACAGGCTTTGCCTATGCAATACATGCAGACGAGGCCAATTACGTCTGCCCCATCACAGTCTCAGCAACCTGCCCTACCTTTTAATAATCAGATGCCTGGCTTAGCTGGCGGCGGAATGCCTTATTCTTCATCATATATG TTCGCACCACCTTCATATGCCCAGCCACAAAATAATGTCAGTTCTTCGTCCCAGTTTCAGCCAATTTCTCTAGTGCAAGCACATGTATCTGTCACAGGACATCCTTGGGTGTCCTCTGGTAATCAGGGTGCAGCAGTTCCTACACCGGTACCGCAGTCCAGTCAACAACCTTCAAGCACTACTTTCACAGATTCT GCTGTAAATGTTCCTAGCCAAACACAGCAGTCTTCTTCTGATTGGCAAGAGCATACGTCGGGTGATGGAAGAAG ATATTATTTCAAcagaagaacaaaacaatCTAGTTGGGAGAAGCCTTTAGAATTGATGACACCGATGGAG AGAGCCGATGCATCAACTGTTTGGAAGGAATATACGTCTTCAGATGGGAAAAA GTATTATTACAACAAAGTTACAAGGGAATCTAAGTGGACAATTCCAGAGGAGTTAAAG TTGGCTCGTGAACAGGCTCAAAGAGAACTTGCCCAGGGAACACGTTCAGAAATGAATTTGACTTCTCATGCCCCTCCTGCTGTTGCTTCAGCTGAAACACCTATGGGATCTAGTTCAGTTGGCCCCAGCACTTCTTCAGCCCTACCTGGGATGGTATCGAGCCCAGTTGCAGTTATACCTGTGTCTTCCTTTTCTAATCCTTCCCCCATTGCGCCTACTGGATCATCAGTTGCTTCTGGTGCACAGTCTTCCATAACAGGTGGCGTTGGCATTCAGCCTCCTGTGGTGACTCTTACTCCACCGCCTGCTTCTGTTTCAGGGAGTACTGGAGTTCCTCCTACTTTGGTCAACGCCATTACAAAATCAgt GAGTACCTTTGAAAATGTAACATCTCAAGATATTGGAAGTGCAGATGATGGAGCTTTTACTCAAGATATCGAG GAAGCGAAAAGAGGAATGGCAGTTGCTGGAAAAGTCAATGTGACTCCGTCAGAGGAGAAAACAGTTGATGAAGAACCATTGGTGTATGCCAATAAGCAG GAGGcaaaaaatgcatttaaaGCACTTCTGGAATCTGCAAATGTACACTCCGattggacttgggagcag ACAATGAGAGAGATCATTAATGACAAAAGATATGGTGCTTTAAAAACTCTAGGCGAGAGGAAGCAAGCATTTAATGAG TACTTGGGTCAAAGGAAAAAACTCGAGAATGAAGAGAGGCGCATGAGGCAGAAAAAAGCTCGGGaagaattttcaaaaatgtTGGAA GAGTCCAAGGAACTTACGTCAGCAACCAGATGGAG CAAAGCTGTCAGTATGTTTGAAAATGATGAACGATTCAAGGCTGTAGAACGAGCGAGGGACCGGGAAGATCTTTATGAGAGCTACATTGTAGAATTGGAGAGGAAG gaaaaagaaaaggcggCTGAAGATCATAAGCAGAATATTGCAGAGTATAGAAAATTCCTGGAATCTTGTGATTTTATCAAG GTGAACAGCCAGTGGCGGAAAGTTCAAGATCGCTTAGAAGATGATGAGAGATGCTTGCGTCTTGAAAAACTTGACAGGTTGCTCATTTTCCAG gACTATATTCGCGACcttgagaaggaagaagaggagcAAAAGAAGATACAGAAG GAACAATTGAGGCGGGTTGAGAGGAAAAACCGCGATGAGTTTCGAAAGCTGATGGAAGAACATGTTGCCGACGGTACTCTTACAGCTAAAACTTACTGGCGCGATTACTGCATGAAG GTTAAGGACCTGTTTTCGTACGAAGCTGTTGCATCTAATACCTCTGGTTCAACACCAAAAGAATTGTTTGAGGATGTTGCTGAAGAATTAGAGAAACAG TATCATGAAGATAAAGCTCGGATAAAGGATGCAATGAAGTTGGGGAAG GTTACCCTGGCTTCTACACTGACATTTGAAGAATTTAAGGTTGCTATTTTGGAAGATATTGGTTTCCCATCAATATCAGACATTAACTTTAAG CTTGTATATGAGGAATTATTAGAGAGAGcgaaggagaaggaggagaaagaagCAAAGAAGCGTCAACGACTAGGTGACGACTTCAATAAGCTATTGCACACATTCAAG GAAATAACCGCTTCTTCTAATTGGGAAGATTGCAAACACCTTTTCGAAGAAACCCAAGAATACAG ATCAATTGGGGAAGAGAACTTTAGTAGGGAAGTTTTTGAGGAATATATTACAAACTTACAGGAGAAGGCTAAAGAGAAAGAACGCAAGCGAGAGGAGGAAAAG gctaaaaaagagagagagagagaggagaaagagaagcgtaaggataaagagaggaaggagaaggagagagaacgtgaaaaagaaaagggaaaagaacGGTCTAAGAAGGATGAAACAGATAGTGAAAATGTAGACGTAACTGATAGTCATGGTCATAAAGAAGATAAGAAAAGGGAGAAAGACAAAGATAGAAAGCACCGGAAGCGGCATCAAAGTTCCATGGATGATGTAGGTTCTGATaaggaggagaaagaagagtCTAAGAAACGCAGACATAGTAGTGACCGCAAAAGATCAAGAAAA CATACACCTGAATCTGACAGTGAAAGTCGGCATAGAAGACACAAGAGAGAGCATCAGGATGGTTCACGTCGAAATGGTGGATATGGGGAACTTGAAGATGGGGAGGTTGGTGAAGATGGGGAAATTCAGTAG
- the LOC117615586 gene encoding basic leucine zipper 4, with protein MIMSSSAMLFNHEPVHFNRFECPVQETGLTTSEIQELLSLLQEGNSASPNSGSEDSNRAVYSVDEKKLRRKKSNRESARRSRWRKKRQVEDLSNDVNRLKVENRELKNRLAVVSQKCHVTWRENDRLTSELLALRARLSDLHWNFVAMQMQSQ; from the coding sequence ATGATCATGAGTTCCTCAGCCATGCTCTTCAACCACGAACCGGTCCACTTTAACCGGTTTGAGTGCCCGGTTCAAGAAACCGGACTCACAACATCCGAAATCCAGGAACTGCTGTCCCTGCTCCAAGAGGGAAACTCGGCCTCTCCAAACTCCGGTTCAGAGGATTCGAACCGAGCAGTTTACTCGGTGGACGAGAAAAAGCTTAGGCGCAAGAAGTCGAACCGTGAGTCAGCCCGGCGGTCCAGATGGAGAAAGAAGAGGCAAGTAGAGGACCTGAGCAACGATGTGAACCGGTTGAAAGTAGAGAACCGGGAGCTGAAGAACAGGTTGGCCGTGGTTTCCCAAAAGTGTCACGTAACATGGAGAGAAAATGACCGGTTGACGTCCGAGCTCCTAGCCCTAAGGGCCAGACTTTCGGATTTACACTGGAATTTTGTTGCCATGCAGATGCAGTcacaataa
- the LOC117614608 gene encoding uncharacterized protein LOC117614608 — protein sequence MASTIQKPVKQLAELLQEQQEPFVLEVYLFERGYLRKSLSSNREGGSSFCKTFNRSCSWGLSKSKGALRCSKVLRSVYNKLFSRNSGPSNKSSENKEAELNADTEMRRKNKEIVDSGRFSSASSGTQYDSCSEGEKDEASVSLQNDHKASLAADTSQVSKPCNMIKERKIEQFNGGSLKSHRKQQNPVSALKDTPPSHADAVQELPAMSRKKESPCPSTCNFKIADDSIVSASLWELLFQPALEKPRGSGVSEKLEPVRSNINPSPHFAKSKRVLQQTRQLLFDCVREMTETHAKKEREKQRNCKGFLGAEEIGNLLYEKLGTWGNQAGHEANINFVLELDLLGSAEEWSNNYQERREIGNEIGDTILEEIIEEIVAEK from the exons ATGGCTTCCACAATACAGAAGCCAGTAAAACAACTCGCAGAGCTCCTCCAGGAGCAACAAGAACCCTTTGTCCTAGAGGTTTACCTATTTGAAAGAGGGTATCTGAGAAAGAGCTTGAGTTCAAATAGAGAGGGTGGCTCTAGTTTCTGCAAGACTTTTAACAGATCATGCAGTTGGGGCCTAAGCAAGAGCAAGGGTGCTCTCCGCTGTTCCAAAGTACTGAGATCTGTGTATAACAAGCTTTTTTCAAGAAACAGTGGGCCAAGCAATAAGAGTTCTGAAAACAAAGAAGCAGAACTCAATGCCGACACCGAAATGCGcagaaagaacaaagaaattgTGGATTCAGGTAGATTTTCCTCTGCTAGCAGTGGGACACAGTATGATTCATGCTCGGAGGGTGAGAAGGATGAAGCCTCAGTTTCTTTGCAAAATGATCATAAGGCCTCCCTTGCAGCCGACACTTCTCAAGTTTCAAAACCCTGCAATATGATCAAAGAGAGAAAG ATAGAACAGTTCAATGGAGGTTCATTGAAGAGTCACCGTAAGCAACAAAACCCCGTTTCAGCACTAAAAGATACACCACCTTCCCATGCAGATGCAG TGCAAGAACTCCCGGCCATgtcaagaaaaaaggaaagtcCATGTCCATCTACTTGTAATTTCAAGATAGCCGACGACTCAATAGTATCAGCTTCTCTGTGGGAGCTGCTTTTCCAGCCAGCATTAGAGAAGCCAAGAGGGTCTGGAGTTTCAGAAAAGCTAGAGCCAGTCAGGTCTAATATTAATCCTTCGCCTCACTTCGCGAAATCCAAGAGGGTGTTGCAGCAAACAAGGCAGCTTCTGTTTGATTGCGTGAGAGAGATGACAGAAACTCAtgcaaagaaagagagagaaaagcaGCGAAACTGCAAAGGGTTCCTGGGAGCCGAAGAGATTGGAAACCTGCTTTATGAGAAATTAGGGACATGGGGCAATCAGGCTGGACATGAAGCCaacataaattttgttttggagttGGACTTGTTGGGTTCAGCTGAAGAATGGAGTAACAATTACCAAGAAAGAAGGGAAATCGGGAACGAAATCGGCGACACCATTTTAGAAGAGATCATCGAAGAAATTGTTGCTGAAAAGTGA